A DNA window from Fusarium fujikuroi IMI 58289 draft genome, chromosome FFUJ_chr11 contains the following coding sequences:
- a CDS encoding related to protoporphyrinogen oxidase, with translation MPSYLITGTSRGLGFEFVRQLSADSNNTVIGFVRNKKATEEKIQRELSARSNIHTIQGEIQNLESVKNLVKEVAKITGGSLDYIIANAALQSEWSAHNPIGVLGEEPERLEEDMLESFKINTLGNIHLFNLALPLIRKGEAKKVIAISSGMADPDFITNFSITDGAPYTISKGALNIAVAKFDAQYRKEGILFMAISPGLVATQDTSNYTEEQIQGVRDMVAAFKGYAPHWEGAISPEESATAVLSVINKASIDAGNGGSFVSHYGNKQWL, from the exons ATGCCATCTTATCTCATCACCGGAACATCCCGAGGCCTCGGT TTCGAGTTCGTTCGTCAATTATCTGCTGACTCGAACAACACCGTCATTGGATTCGTCCGCAATAAGAAGGCGACTGAAGAGAAGATTCAGCGTGAACTGTCTGCACGATCCAACATTCATACCATCCAAGGCGAGATCCAAAACCTTGAGTCGGTAAAG AACTTGGTCAAAGAGGTGGCTAAGATCACAGGCGGTAGCCTCGATTATATTATCGCCAATGCCGCTCTTCAATCCGAATGGTCTGCCCATAACCCCATCGGTGTTCT TGGCGAGGAACCCgagagacttgaagaagacatgCTCGAGtccttcaagatcaacactCTTGGAAATATCCACCTGTTCAACCTAGCCCTCCCACTCATCCGCAAGGGCGAAGCCAAGAAAGTCATCGCTATTTCATCCGGCATGGCCGATCCCgactttattactaatttctCAATCACTGATGGGGCCCCTTACACAATCAGCAAGGGCGCACTCAACATTGCCGTTGCGAAGTTCGATGCCCAATACAGGAAGGAGGGTATCCTGTTCATGGCCATCTCTCCGGGTCTTGTTGCTACCCAGGACACGTCCAATT ACACCGAAGAACAGATTCAGGGAGTCCGCGATATGGTGGCTGCTTTCAAAGGCTACGCGCCTCACTGGGAGGGTGCCATTTCTCCCGAAGAGTCTGCCACTGCAGTCCTTTCTGTTATAAACAAGGCCAGCATTGATGCTGGCAATGGAGGTTCCTTCGTGTCCCACTATGGAAACAAGCAGTGGCTCTAA
- a CDS encoding related to phospholipid-translocating ATPase, with protein MSDPLICTHVSKECPIELTTYGYRPNLGGNIFLAVIFGIAFVANIVLGIRFRIRAYAIVLSLGCLAQVLGYVGRVGMYFNPFDAIPFQAQICCLIIGPAFNSAAVYLMLKHIVALFGAKWSVLEPKWYTIIFITADVVSLVLQAVGGGITATSDFRTDHDRIEMGNNIMMAGIAFQVVTLSIFAILATLFCVRRIRALTTNPLEGNSLQAWRTRRFRLFLGGLATAFMAIYIRCVYRIAEMRGGWGNKLMREQIPFIIFESVMILTATLAQTILHPGYFFPWFADQTPKLDAESSYTELSIVSGSRTGFEGSK; from the exons ATGTCAGACCCGCTCATCTGCACTCACGTCTCCAAAGAGTGCCCTATCGAGCTCACAACTTATGGCTATCGTCCTAATCTCGGCGGCAACATCTTCCTAGCCGTGATTTTCGGCATCGCATTCGTAGCTAATATCGTCCTCGGCATTCGCTTCCGCATCCGCGCTTATGCCATTGTTCTCAGTCTGGGTTGCCTAGCCCAAGTCCTGGGCTACGTCGGACGCGTGGGGATGTACTTTAACCCTTTCGACGCAATTCCCTTCCAGGCGCAGATCTGCTGTCTCATTATTGGTCCTGCATTCAACAGCGCGGCTGTATATCTCATGCTAAAACATATCGTTGCGCTATTTGGAGCCAAGTGGTCTGTGCTGGAGCCAAAGTGGTACACCATCATTTTCATCACTGCGGATGTTGTATCGTTGGTATTGCAAGCTGTTGGCGGCGGTATCACTGCGACTTCTGATTTCAGAACGGACCACGATAGGATTGAAATGGGCAACAATATCATGATGGCGGGCATTGCGTTTCAAGTGGTGACACTATCGATCTTTGCGATACTGGCAACTCTGTTCTGCGTCAGAAGAATACGAGCTCTCACTACGAATCCTCTTGAGGGCAATTCCCTCCAGGCTTGGCGGACTCGTCGATTTCGATTGTTCCTGGGGGGACTTGCGACTGCGTTTATGGCGATTTATATCCGCTGCGTGTATCGCATTGCGGAGATGCGAGGTGGTTGGGGTAACAAATTGATGAGAGAGCAAATCCCCTTCATCATTTTTGAGTCGGT CATGATTCTCACTGCGACTTTGGCGCAGACTATTCTACACCCTGGATACTTCTTCCCGTGGTTTGCTGATCAGACTCCTAAACTTG ATGCTGAGAGCTCGTATACGGAACTGTCTATTGTCTCTGGATCACGAACGGGTTTTGAGGGGTCGAAGTAA